The DNA sequence TTGACTAATAACTGTTGGTTGTGTTGACAATATTATACAAATCTAGCTCGATATATGATATATGCCCTTTACTTCAACTCATGCAACTCATTTGTTAAACAAATGTACGTACTATGCATGTATAGATACACTATTTCCTTATTTAGAACTTACAAGCAGTGAAGCTCGTGCAATGTTGTAGGTTTCAAAACTATCTTAAACGTGTAAAAAGTAGATATACGTGAGAAAATATATGCTAAAGAGTAaggttatatacatatattgcaTGAGAAAATTGAGAATGCTGATATGACACAATTAGAGAGTGCTATTTACATTCTTATATTACATGACAAAAATTAGGATGGTAGTACGCCATAGCCAGAGAGTACTATTTACATTCATATATTACATGCCAAAAATTGAGGATGTTAGTACGTCATCCTCATGCATTGTTCTTCAAAAGCTACAGTCAAATCCTAGGGAGACTTTTACATCTAAAATTGTACAAAGCTCAAAAAATAAGATTTGTCACCCATATGTGCCATTTAagactttatatatatatatatatatatatatatatatatatatatatattacaccCCATGTATTCAGGAAGTGATATTGACattacaattacaacttttttgTTACCTTCTACTTCAACTCTGATATAAGTTCAAGAGTGTTAGCGGATGAACAAAGCACACCCATTGTCGGCAACCAAAGCTTGCAACAGCAAGCTGGAGCAAGAGGAGGCctcttccttcatttgggcCGAGTAGCAGACTGAATCATCAACAACAGGCCAAGCCAcaaacttgggtgatctggaaAACCCTTTTTCCAAAATTGGTCCATGCAAGAGGGCGCTCCAAATCAAACGCAAACCCCCACAAAGAGGGCAACACAACGTCGCACCTGTGATAAAAATGCAGATGGCTAAAGAATTAACATGAGTATGGAACTCACTATTAGACCTCTAGCAATCACATAACTTTGCACAAAACACTCGGGTAACTTACAGTAAAGGTTACCAGTATTACACAAAAGATACAAAAACAGAAGAATAATTCAATACCTCTAAATCTCATATGGGAGGCCAGTAGATTCAAATGAATTGAATGGTGGAGGCACATTATCACTCTAGCAAAAGATGTAAATCAGATGACTCTGTGAGTAGATAAAAAATTGATATTAGACATCCAGAGAACATAACTCATTCAGGACAAAGTTGAGTTTGAAGTTCTTTGAACATCATTCAGAACAAATTCCCATGTTACCTTCATTTAAGACAATATGCTAGCTCCAATATTGGTTGCTGAGGAATAAGTTCAATTGGAATACAAGAAATTTGAAGAACTAATTTAATTCGATTGGTTGTTAAAACCAACCAAAAATACAATTTTTAAGTGGATAAAATGTTGTCTCATAGTTTAGCGTTTGCATGAGCTGTTGCTTGGATGTTGATTACAATtgtcattttcttttccttctaatttttttttatgtaaaagaTATGATATTTCTTGTTGAATGACATGAAACTGAGGAGAGTTAAGAGTGATGTTGAACTAtataaacaaaagtaaaaaattcaAAGCCGATTCAATAAAATATTGCGATGTGAAACATAAAAACTGATGTAGAATAGATGGTTGAGAAGATTGAAGAGCAGCTTGAATGATGCAAAGTTGGCAACAAGGCTTATGGGATGTAGGTATGGTAGATTGGTGTCAGAATCATGCATAATACATGTCGTTTGGAAGAGAATGACGCGAGGACCAATACGCATTGGCTTGGCTTGTGAATCAGAGGCAAATTTGGCCAAATTCCTTCTTTACCATCCCAAAACaacgtttaaaattttgggatacTTCTGGAACTTTGTTAACCGTTTCTTTTATTTCCTCCTTGAATGTTAAGTCCTACTAGGGTTTGCCTTATGTTTTGGACATATAAATACACCTCTTTGGTGTTGGTGTTGAAGATCAAATCGATTATAGGGTTTCTTAGAGCATGCTAGCGTTGTGATATATCGTTCAACAAAATATTGATACCCTACAATATAAAAAAAGGGAGAGTTCCGAACCCTGAATGATGAACAATCAAAACTCAAGCCACCAAAGAAAATGTGGAGGCTTCTCAAACGACATACAAAATAAACCGAGCTAAAGTGATATGTCACTCCATCTGTATTGTACCACAACAATTGGATTAAGTATTCTTTAAACTAATGAGTTTTAATAATCTACTGACACTATATATGATTAGTCATTGCCAAGAATAGTGCGTTGTAGGTTCCTCATCACGTTAGAAAGCCAAAAGCTTATTTGACATGTCTCAAGGCGTCAATGTTTTGTTGAAGTTtagagtttttttattttattttatatatatatacaagcgAAGGGGAGTCAGGATCTTAGAACTTCAAATGCTCATAACCAATTGAAATCGGTAAATTTGATAacatttagagagagagaattaagGAAGCAGCAAATAAATTGTTTACAACTGTTAACTTAAGTTCAATTTCTGTTCTTTTAACCAGGTCTTTGTGGGTATGCCAAACAGAACCTTGAGGAATCATAAGGCCATGAAAAAGTAGGAGAATATTAGTACTCATCATAGTGTGTGAAATTGAGAATCTAAAAAGCTGCAGAATCTTGCTAAGCTAGCTAGTTTGAAAGAAAAAACCAGCGGATTACACTTGTATTGGCCGTGTTATTAACTTATTATATACTCTCACAGACAATTAGATATCAATATGATTTGGTAGTTACTGGTTGAAATGCACTTTGACTAATAACTGTTGGTTGTGTTGACAATATTATACAAATCTAGCTTGACATATGATATATGCCCTTTACTTCAACTCATGCAACTCATTTGTTAAACAACTGTACGTACTATGCATTTATAGATACACTATTTCCTTATTTAGAACTAACAAGCAGTGAAGCCCGCGCGATGCTGCAGGTTTCAAAACTATCTTAAACGTGTAAAAAGTAGATATACGTGAGAAAATATATGCCAAAGAGTAaggttatatacatatattgcaTGAGAAAATTGAGAATGCTGATATGACACAGTTAGAGAGTGCTATTTACATTCTTATATTACATGACAAAAATTGGGATGGTAGTATGCCATAGCCAGAGAGTACTATTTACATTCATATATTACATGCCAAAAATTGAGGATGTTAGTACGTCATCCTCATGCATTGTTCTTCAAAAGCTACAGTCCAATCCTAGGGAGACTTTTACGTCTAAAATTGTACAAAGCTCAAAAAATAAGATTTGTCACCCATATGTGCCATTTAagactttatatatatatatatatattacaccTCATGTATTTAGGAAATGTTATTGACattacaattacaacttttttgTTACCTTCTACTTCAAGTCTGATATAAGTTCAGAGTGTCAGCGTATGAACAAAGCACACTCATTGTCGGCGACCAAAGCTTGCAACAGCAAGTTGGAGCAGGAGGAGGCATCTTCCTTCATTTGGGCCGAGTAGCAGACTAAATCATCAACAGCAGGCCAAGCCAcaaacttgggtgatctggaaAACCCTTTTCCCAAAATTGGTCCATGCAAGAGGGCACTCCAAATCAAACGCAAACCCCCACAAAGAGGGCAGCACAGCGTCACACCTGCGATAAAAATGCAGATGGCTAAAGAATTAACATGAGTATGAAACTCACCATTGGACCTCTAGCAATCACATAACTTTGCACAAAACACTCGGGTAACTTACAGTAAAGGCTACTAGTATTACacaaaaaagacaaaaacagaAGAATAATTTAATACCTCTGAATCTCATATGGGAGGCCAATAGATTCAAATGAATTTAATGGTGGAGGCACATTATCACTCTAGCAAAAGATGTAAATCATATGACTCTGTGAGCAGATAAAAAATTGATATCAGACATCCAGAGAACAGAACTCATTCAGGACAAAGTTGAGTTTGAAGTTCTTTGAACATCATTCAGAACAAATTCTCATGTTACCTTCAtttaagacaaaaaaaattacaaaattaaagTTGGGTTTTTCATATTCTCTATTGGGTATCGAAAGTCATGGGGAAAGCttggaaataaccaaaacaaCATCCAATTTAGTACACACCTAAGAAAAACATAAGCAAGAAATAAAACAATGAAAGATCATAATAGGTTCAACAATACTAAAATAAATTACAGTTGGATTTAAAGATGCATACTCAAGCAGCTCCTTATTGCTTTCAAATATGGCCAGGTCTTCTTCCTTGAGATTCAAGGATACTTCTATGCCATCTCAGTATCGTTTATCCATCAACACAATTAGATTCTTGAACTCCGTACCCAGAGTCACCTTTCTCCATCCAAAATAGGGTTCATAGAAAGGAAACATGCATCAACTGCTACAGCTATAAGTTTCTACACCATTCCTTATCATGAGATTCCAATAATACTTGAAAATTCCCACACATCGTCCCCGCCGATACCAATaccatattttattttaaattccctTAAAGATTCTAATACATTGATATGTacaaattttcataaaattaatgtaaaaattaCCTTGTACTGGAGACCACAACCTCAAAAATTGCTACTATACCCAAAAATTTAATCACAAAGAATTCTGCAAAACCTAAAAAAATTTAGTAAACTGACATAAAACCAAACCCAGAAATATAAGGGCACAATTCTACAAACCCaccaatttaatgaagaattcTCCAAAACCTAGAACCCTCTGCCAAATGAAATGGTCAAAGCATGGAAAGTAGACTCGCGAAATCCAATCGTTAAAAGCCATCGAAGGAAAGGTTGAAATATAGCTATAAAAACATATCCAAACAAGTAAAGTGTACTTGGTTATTAAACGTAAAATTCTACAAAATCATGAAAAACTTGCTAAAATTCAATTATattaaatcacaaatttgaAGCTGATTTTGACATGCAATAGGTCTAAAAGGTACCTGAGGTGATTAGGTATGGTTTGacatcttcttctttcttcacctcttTCTAAGTTGCTCTTTGCATAAACcacaattattaaaaaaataacccAATTACGTTATATTAATTTGTAAATACAATTACAGGTCCACCAGAAAATTATAGaactcaaaattaaaaaacaccAACATGAATTTAAGCAAAACCTAGATCAGATTCTCAGAGGGTttatcaaaaataataatttaatcagaaattaacactgaaaataaataaaaaaccaaaaaaaatttgacatttcttcgtttttttttacctttaagTTCCTCAAGAGTGCTGGAAAGCTCTTGCTTCGCCATATTAGCTTTCTGGGCTTTTACTCTGGAATCTAATTAAGAACTGAAGGCCCTACGGGAGTAGAAGAGAAAGCAGTGAAGGTTTTAAATCACTTGGATTCAAACCATTATGCAGCTGATGACAAACAACATATTGTTGGAGTCAATTCCTAATTGGCATTAAGAGCACTTAAATGATTATGTGACTTGTTCTTGAATAATTGAAATCACTCATAAGTAAAGGTCGAATAGATTGGATTAGTGTTTAGGAATTTAGGGTTAAGGAATCTAGCCGGAAACTGGATTTTTCAAAGAAATTTTCCATAAACATATTAGCTTTTGCAAGAAAAACTGGATAACAACTTACCTCTGATTCACCTTAAATCGTAATTAATCGAGGCATGCAACAGGTGATTTTGGTTCCTGAGACGAATGTTAAATGACTGGTTGTAATAGCAAGGTCCGATCGCCAGTGTTCGACCGGAAACAGCTCGCTAGATTTCAGGCACCAACTTAATAATTGAAAACGGCTGAGAATTTCTAGAAATAGATTTGAGGGTTAGATTGAATGTGAGAGagggtttttttattagttGGTTTTTTGGTTTGTATTCGCTGAAAGCTACAAACTCGTCGCCAGCAATAGTGGTGAGTCGTGGAGTGAACAGCGAGAGAGACGGGTGAGAAAGGTGTAAAAGAGAAGGGAAAAAATaatgtgtttatatattttctcaGACAGTGGCACACTTGCAATAACAACAATTAAATAGGGGCAAAATCGTCAATGCAttgtgcttatgaacagtgaATCATAATGTTTTCAGTTTTAGTATAGATTGAATTTTTGGGCCCTTTCTTTTTTAATGGAGCACTATAGTTTTTTCTCTTCTATGGTGAAGTTCATATACTCCAAAATATGTTCGTTTGCAAGGTTTTTATCATACAAGTGATtaagattgttgatgcacaaaaccggaggggtcttggaacaacgtaaatccgaccgtgaatctgcaagaaagtaaagaacacaagatgtatcatggttcaccccaatgtttgggctatgtccacactgatgttgattgtatttctctctaattgtatgtatggattacaaggatgagggggagtcccccagagaaagagagagtttgagagtgtGAGGGGGTTGCTGGATATGAGCCTCTCTTTGGGGATGTGAggcttgaggattgtgagggtgaggagtcccttttatagactaagggcttcTTCCCTTTTACATAGATCATGGGCTCAATGTTTGGaagcccaagtaacgaggcccaatataatatggtactaaCAAAGATTATTTATCCGCGTGTGCAATGCAAAGGTTGTGTTTGATTCTTCCCTTTTTATGATATAGTGTATATTAGTGATATCTTGTCACACTAGCTTAGATTTGATAATCTTTTATTCGATTTCTTAATCCAATATGAAACGACACAAATTAACAAGTTTCACTTAATCTATATCGTGTAGTCAAACGAGCAATTTCTGTTATATATGTAACAAAACTGCTAGCACCCAAACCAATAGGACATAATACAACATTAATAATCATTAACAAGAGAATAATCAACATTATCTGAAGTACCAACTTGTTAAATAATCTAATTGAAGGTTGTAGAACAAATTGTCaaacaattaattaataagCTTCGATCTTGATGTCTAGAGTTGGAGTCGATCGAGAGCATGAGGGAGTGTACAAAAATATAGCTTTTTCTCATGATCGGCTGATCACTGACTCACTATGATGGGGTTTTAGTGTTCGTGGATGCAAAGCTGCtttaaaataacaaattcaaatGGGGTTGCCACTAAATtatttatatacataaataGGACGAGACAAAAAGGACCTCAGTCATACTTTTCCTCTAAGCTAAAATCGTTTGACTGTCTTCCATTTCTTCGAATATTCAAactaatcaacatacaaagcTAATCTTTGATTCCTAATCTTTAAGCGTGACTActagttttgttttttcttttcatcaacAGAGCTAGCGCGATTAATAGTCTTCGGATTAACATTTCTTTTCAACATTTAGCTGGTTTATGTGTCGATGATAAATATTGTTATCATACTTTTGTTAGTATAACACCGAAACCCTAATTAGGCATAACCTGAATATTTTGGAACAACTGATCTGGCCGTAAATgtaacacacacacaaaatttagttttaaccaaatgttaatttgcttgtagttctcttgtACGTATATCATCGTATATTTACAATTTTGCATGTgcaatatatacacacatgatgagagagagagagagagagagagagagagcaccaCAAATAAGTAAATATTTCCTTCTACATATCCATCAAAAGACATTTTTTCACTTAGATTTAACTTTTGATTTGGAGTATAGTTTCTATATTTTGAGGAATCACGATAGCTGTTGCACCCAAAATATGAAGAGACTCGGGAGCAATCATAAGCAAGCTTTACACAAATACACTTTATATAATAGAATCCACATAATATACAACAATGCTTGGCTATTTAAGAATGAATAGAGAaactcctactcaaaatttTTGGTGCTCAAATTACAGAGTTTTGTGGTTATGATTAGAATCGTTCATTATTTTTTGACAATCATCTCTATaaatgaattaaaagtaagatagtttagtcaatctattatTCGAGATAAAATTTCAAGTAAGAACTTTGCCCGACGAAATCATGTATGGCAAAAGCCTTTAACCACGAAATCCTTATTTAGTAGGACGGAAATCTTTTCGTTTGAAaaggtagttttttttttttttttttttttttgtaataatcatatctctaaaataaaaaaagtagcaTAGTTAAGGGAGTACTAATTAGAAGAGTAGTTGAGTGGGAATTGCTCCCAACTTGGATTGAGCTCCAAAACCGTACTTACTaatttaaaacaaattaaaagataGGCATATGATGAATAACCATTAAAGTGATTTCCATCCTCAAGTTCGTGGGGTTTGGATTTATTGGCTGAATATGCACCAAGTTATTCATACCATATGGCAGCAAAATCTACAAATTATGGCTACggttattttcaaaacttcatgaTTACTTGTGCCAAATTAGTAGGAAAACTTTTAGAGTTGTCAAAACCAGGTTGGGAAAAACATAGGTTGACAAGATATTGAAGCAATTAGTCATGGGTGCCCAATATTAGATTGTGAAAAACTAACGAATTGGTTCTTTTTGTATGCATCACGATTCACCAACATTCTGGGTTATTGGTTTTGCGTGTAACTGAATATTAATATTGGAGGCCTCATTGCGCAAGGCCTCTGCATAAGTGTATTTCAAAGGGTTAGGTCTAGGAATGGGTAGGCAAATGTCAATATAAACGAGGTAGTATGTATCTATGTGTATATATAACCTTTTCCCAAGTTAGAAAAAGAAGTATCATTAGACTAATAGTTAACTGATGAATATAGTGAATATCACATAATTACTAGGAGATAAACTAATATAAGCAACTAGAATGCTAGAAATCACACAGTTGGACTATGTCATAACCATTAGTCTTAAAGTTTATTTCTTTCTAGGACTTGAAGTTTAATTGaatatttttaaacaaacgatactatctacactaaaaggggAGGGGGTaggctaagtctcacaatggactagcaataatgtggttcaaattcgtctttgacaagaatcgaacctaaaacctctcatatacaaataaagatgaataccattaaactgtagtactaagtagaTTTTTCACAGTTGAATTAATTTGATAAgatttgattaaattttaaCCATATTTTAATATGAAATAATGCGCAGGAGAGCAATCCTCTTGAGTGAAATGTCacaattttcaaaaacaaagtaaaaagaaCACAAATGACACATACCACTTGGGCCTTGTTGTTTATCTTCTTAAgcccatatatatattttttgcaaGAAAAATAGAAGGGGAAAGGGCCCATATTTCACAATACACGCGCTGGCGCTCTAGAAGCGCGTGTGCGTCTATAACTTGCCACGTCATCTGCGAGAGTAAATGGCAGGGACGGAGAGGCCGCCAAGCGTGACCATCTCTGAGGCAGATTTGCGGActattcactctctctcttgtcAAATCTTCACCTGAAATTTGCATTTAAATacgaaattaaatttaaaataaaaatgttatttaatcGGAGCGTCTGATTCTGACATGAATCGCTCGCTGTCTGCGtcgtcttcgtcttcttcttcgtcgTCTTCCTCCGGTTCTTGGTTCTCCGGCGTAGTCCGGGGCCGGTCGGACCGGGCCGGGTCTGTCAAGATGGGAGCAGACTCCGTTTCGGGCGGCTCCGGCGACCATTCCGCTCCCGTTGTGCGGAAGAATCAGTTCCGGGGTGTGCTTTTCAAGTACGGCCCCAAACCTATTCAGGTATGTCAATTTCTTATGCCAATTAATGCTTCTTGTTTCTGGATTTTGCTGCATTGTGTTTGAATTGTGAGTGGCGATTGAACTGTGAGAGCTCGATCTCTGTTTGGAAGttgataatttgaaataattggGGTAATTGGTGCCATTTCGATGTCGAAAAATGTAAATTTTAACATTTTGGTGGTCTGAATTATGTTAATGGGGTGTTGGGAAGATTGAAATTTGGtggataaaatattttttgagcAGTTGTCAATTACAGAGATTGGTATTTCGAAGGAATGGGGTTAATTGGTGCCATTTTGCTGTCGAAACTGAGTCTGAAATTATGTTAATGGGGGTGTTAGGAAGAGTGGGGTAAAGTTTTTGTTGAGCAGTTTCCAATTACTGAGATTGGTAGTTTGAAAGAGTGGGGTAATATGGTGCCATTTTGCTGTCGAAAGATGCAATTGTTAACTGTTAGCTAATCTGAATTGTGTTATTGGGATGTTGGGAAGATTTGAATTTGGTGCATAAAGTTTATGCCAATTACTGAGATTGGGATTAGAGGTGAAATGCTGGAGTTTGGGTGGGAACTTAGAAAGTCAGGATGGATTTTGGTAACATGCGAAAAATAGATGTCAAGTAGTTCACTGGCAGCTACTGAGAGAGAACGGCATTTAAAAAATGATAggattttcaaaatcatttgttTGGATGCTATTTATCTACAGAAACTAAGAGGAGAATTACCTGGTTCTGTGGTTCGACGATTCAGTTGTGTCTTCTCTATCAATTGTACCTATATCCTTTGAGTTCAATCGAACACATTGCTCTCCATaaaaaatgttggaaggttCAGTGAGCTGCAGCAAGAGCACAAGTTTCATGCATATTGGTTTAGCTTGGTAACATTTTGCAAGATTAAACTTGTAAACTAGATTTCTGTTTAAACTTTAAATTGCTCATAGAATTAACTAATTAAGTACTTTGGATTTTAGGGTAAAGGCCAGCATTCGAACAGAAAAAAGTTACTATCTTAGTATAGGCTAGTTCAACCAGATCACActatggaaatttttttttcctttcttttccagTGCATGTCTTATATGTCATTCTGTTCTGATAAATCCTCTATTTTCATtgaatataaattataaagttcTTGCTGTTTGTTATTGTTGTCAAGTATAGCTTAGTCACTGTTATTGTGCGTGCTTTAGGAgtccatttttttattatgctTATATATTAATTTCCTTGATGATGTGTCAGTGAGAATTATACTTGCGATGCAGGTTGCATTTAAAACAGGTGATTATAGACAGCAAGTCATTTTTATTGGTGGACTGACTGATGGTTTTCTGGCAACAGAGTATGTAACATTGCTTGTTAACTTTTCTTTTGAAGTGATATTTTGTCTTACATCACCAACGCTTGTTTGTGTGACTAGATTTCAGCCTATATATAATTTTCACTCAGAGCAGTTTTCTTCATTCAATAATCAGAAGTTCACTGCACAATGTTGCGAGGTCcttaaagaaaattttaataatgtgtcATTCCTTTCATATCTTTCTTTTATGTGATTTACAGATACTTGGAACCTCTTGCAATTGCTTTGGACAAGGAGAAATGGTCACTTGTTCAACCTCTCTTGTCATCTTCATACAGTGGATATGGCACTTCCAGCTTGAAACAAGTAACTTAATTCAACCAATCCCTTGCTTTTTTATATAGGTTCTTGATTCATGCCTGTTTCCTATGTTTTTAGGTACAATAGGGTAAAACATACCGTTGCAAGTTGCAAGACAGTTTTAAGTGTATTGTATCATTATGGTTTTAAGGATCCATGGTGACTGGCCTGGACCTTTTCATCAAGTTTAGCTTGTTTAGGTTATtacatgttgaagctttctgttTTTAAGTGGGCTAAGTTGGCCTGGAAAAGTGAACTTTGGTTGTTCAACTTTTTTTCTAAATattcatatatattatatatacatattttactCTCTATTTTTGGGGTTTGGGTGCTGAAGTTACAAATATTACTGGTTTTACTTATAAGATATTGTCGCCTTATGTATTGAAGGATGCAATTGAACTTGATCAGCTGATCAGTCACTTTATAAACAAAGAAGATTCCGAGGGTGTGGTACTGCTTGGCCATAGTACTGGCTGTCAGGTTTGTGTTGATTGCATTTAGACTTGAGCTTTTGAAGTTAACGAGAGCAGTCATCATTATCACTTTTTGAGGCATATAATTAGAATTCCATATTTTTGTTCCGACTCTAGGATATTGTACATTATATGCGCACAAATGCTGCATGCTCCCGAGCGGTTCGTGCTGCCATTTTGCAGGTACTATGCTTTCCTTAATTTGGTTCCTTTGGTCatattgaaatgaaaatttgaatgcGAATAAGTTCAAAATGCTAGATGTGAAGCACCTCGTTCAGACTGTTTGGTAAAGATATCATCTTGCCATTTGGGTGTAAAGCTGGCTCCCGTATTACTTGTCACCAAATTATCAGTTATAGATTGTAGTTGATTGGAAATATGTTGAGAGATTTGTATTCACAAGATCGTAGTTTTCATCAAAGAAATATGTTTTCTAATTCATATTATGTCAACATTGTGTTTAGCCATCTTTTATTTGATGTCTGATGAATCGATGATTGATGTAAAGTCCTTAATCTTTCTTGCGGCAATACCTTCTATCCTTGTCTGTATGAAGTTATGAACCTATACTTGAATCTATGGTCACAATGCCAATTAAATGTCAGGCCCCAGTCAGTGATAGGGAATACAGAGCAACTCTTCCTGAAACAGCTGCTATGATTGACTTGGCTTCGACCATGATTAGTGAAGGACGTGGTTCAGAATTAATGCCAAGTGCAGCAGATCCAGGAGCCCCAATAACTGCCTATCGGTGGGTATACACCCATAATCATCATCCGTAGTAATAAGATATGAAAGTATTACCAGTTTTGAAATGAGCTTTATTAGAAAGAATAGGCTTCAAAATACATAGAGGCTTGCAATGGGTTGCACCATGACATTAAGATCGTCTTGCTGCTCAGCCATCAAATACCATATTGCCTTTCATTAGTGCTATTCGTCTTCGTCTAAAGAAACAAATGCCTTGCAGGTATCACTCCCTTTGTGCATACAACGGGGATGATGACATGTTTAGTTCTGACCTTACTGATGACCAGCTGAGGTTGAGA is a window from the Malus domestica chromosome 16, GDT2T_hap1 genome containing:
- the LOC103403840 gene encoding UPF0613 protein PB24D3.06c isoform X1, translating into MNRSLSASSSSSSSSSSSGSWFSGVVRGRSDRAGSVKMGADSVSGGSGDHSAPVVRKNQFRGVLFKYGPKPIQVAFKTGDYRQQVIFIGGLTDGFLATEYLEPLAIALDKEKWSLVQPLLSSSYSGYGTSSLKQDAIELDQLISHFINKEDSEGVVLLGHSTGCQDIVHYMRTNAACSRAVRAAILQAPVSDREYRATLPETAAMIDLASTMISEGRGSELMPSAADPGAPITAYRYHSLCAYNGDDDMFSSDLTDDQLRLRLGHMTNTPCQVIFSMADEYVPDYVDKKALVQRLCKALGGAEKVEIEYGNHSLSNRVDEAVHAIIDFVKRDGPKGWDDPWH
- the LOC103403840 gene encoding UPF0613 protein PB24D3.06c isoform X2; translation: MNRSLSASSSSSSSSSSSGSWFSGVVRGRSDRAGSVKMGADSVSGGSGDHSAPVVRKNQFRGVLFKYGPKPIQVAFKTGDYRQQVIFIGGLTDGFLATEYLEPLAIALDKEKWSLVQPLLSSSYSGYGTSSLKQDAIELDQLISHFINKEDSEGVVLLGHSTGCQDIVHYMRTNAACSRAVRAAILQAPVSDREYRATLPETAAMIDLASTMISEGRGSELMPSAADPGAPITAYRYHSLCAYNGDDDMFSSDLTDDQLRLRLGHMTNTPCQIVQSFGWC